The following proteins are co-located in the Lentibacillus sp. JNUCC-1 genome:
- a CDS encoding cupin domain-containing protein, translating into MQTCPYCGGAMDWGRQPYVVNIHSATEANQAFRRTLWTGKHLQVTVMCINPGDSVGLEVHHELDQFLRVESGSGLVRMGDSRDQLTFERRVQAGDAILVPAGAWHDLINTGRVPLKLYSIYAPPAHDPGTIHWTKQQAMAAESAY; encoded by the coding sequence ATGCAAACATGTCCATATTGCGGTGGAGCAATGGATTGGGGCAGGCAACCGTACGTCGTGAATATACATTCTGCAACTGAAGCAAACCAGGCATTCCGCCGAACATTATGGACTGGGAAACATTTACAGGTGACGGTGATGTGTATTAACCCGGGGGATTCGGTTGGATTAGAAGTGCACCATGAACTTGATCAGTTTCTCCGCGTTGAAAGCGGATCAGGCCTGGTACGGATGGGGGACAGCAGAGACCAGCTGACCTTTGAGCGCCGTGTTCAGGCGGGCGATGCCATCCTGGTGCCGGCTGGAGCATGGCATGACCTCATCAATACCGGACGTGTTCCTCTTAAACTTTACTCGATTTATGCCCCGCCTGCCCATGATCCGGGAACGATTCATTGGACCAAACAGCAGGCCATGGCCGCCGAATCAGCTTATTAA
- a CDS encoding Xaa-Pro aminopeptidase has protein sequence MRNALTSLFLVMVLFFYSFQINTFVAASTGNELRNAEAFSGKNNYHSNAKYNISTYYPRHEAAYLNAINQMNAVSGANIRLARGSTPNINMRSINSSNYSWYGHASWNSNSALLRLNNYTTTRANYTASNYNKTAMHELGHAFYMKHQHSSVGSVMKSGKYPYNSYSSLDKSNLAYRY, from the coding sequence ATGAGAAATGCACTTACCAGTTTGTTTCTAGTAATGGTTCTTTTCTTTTACTCTTTTCAAATAAACACTTTTGTAGCAGCATCTACAGGAAACGAATTAAGAAATGCCGAGGCGTTTTCAGGTAAAAATAATTATCATTCTAATGCTAAATATAATATTAGTACTTATTACCCTAGGCACGAAGCAGCATACCTAAATGCTATTAATCAAATGAACGCTGTATCAGGTGCTAACATCAGATTAGCTAGAGGATCCACTCCAAATATTAATATGAGATCTATAAATTCATCTAATTATTCATGGTATGGTCACGCCTCATGGAACTCCAACAGTGCGCTTTTAAGATTAAATAATTACACTACTACTAGAGCTAATTATACTGCTTCCAATTATAATAAAACTGCAATGCATGAGCTTGGGCATGCTTTTTATATGAAACACCAACATTCTAGTGTTGGTTCTGTTATGAAATCTGGCAAATATCCATATAACAGTTATAGTAGTTTAGATAAATCCAATTTAGCTTATAGATACTAA